TGGGATAGCTACTGGCTGCTGTCATGGATATATACAAACACTGGGCATCATTATGCATACGCAGATGGCGAAGCTTAGATAGTAAAGGATCCAGTATCCTCTATTTATGCAATCACTCTTCCTTGTGGAGTTCTTTGAGGAAGTCCTCATTGTCAACCAGAACCTACAAATacagtgtaaagaaaaaataataataatgcagaTGCCACAACTAAAATCCGTGTATCCGAGGCAAATTCAGAACACCAGAAACTAGATTTAACATTCCAATTAGGGAAGCCTGGCACGGCGCATCTACACTCAATCTTGTACCAATTTCAAGAGTTTCTACCTCGTACAAACAAAGCTTTATCAACATATACAACTGCAAGATCTCACATGCCATTTGTAACTATCAGGCCAACGATATCTATTTTCCCACATACAGGGACAACTGATTCATCTTATAAGACCCGTACAAGTCTAGCTATTAACTCAATATGCAAACAAATTCAACTAGGTTTTCCCACTTCCAGTCACACCTGATTCTTCTTATACAACTCACAACTAATAAGGAAAACAAACTAATGGGCTACGAGCCCATTTGTTAATAAGGGGCAACTGCAGGTGCATCTgtaaaaatcaactaaaagatGCTTTTAATGAGGAGCATCCACAAACAGGCCCGTAACACATGGTTTGAAAAAAgctaaacaacaataataaaacaacaagaaaaactCCAAGAACATTGTCAGCCATTTGATCAGTGATCTGAATTTGGGACCCAATGGTGGGTTCTAATGGTTCCCGTGCATTCTTAAAGTTTCTTCTGCTTGATTTTTCGTTTAGTACTCACATTGTTTGTGTGGTTCGGATTTTGTCCTGGATTTTCCTAATTGTATgtaaaaattttggttttaaaagtcTCACTTGACACATTTTTTGCTACTATTCAATTGATAAGTTGGATAAAGAAACTTGGAATCTAGAATTGATTAAAGGAAACTTACAGATTTCCAGCCATCTGGATCTAGAAAAGAGGTGATTTTTGTGTTGATTCCAGGAATTGGTCCTGGTTGACGTGTTATCTTACCACCAAGCTCTTGCGTAACAAGGTTGACAACCTCAGCACTTTTGTACACATCATCAGTACTAATTGCAACCTGTAGGGAGTACCAGAGTCATCAATGTCTAAACTAGGGAATCGTTTAGGGGTTCGAGTATAGCTTGGAAAAATGAATTTAACAAACCTGTGCATATGCATTTCCCTTGGTGTATTCAGTCACACCATAGTTGTAAGTCAATTCCAGAACAGTTGTCTCATATTCATCAGCATACCCCATCATGGCCAATGTGTACTGTAAATTGAATCAACAAGGTGAGGGAGCTCCAAATGCCTAATCCTTATCTCAAAGCATAAAGAGTACACCTACTATTTATGTATTAACTGAGAGACAGCATTATACCTTGTACTCAGGTCTATCAATCTTCCTCAATAGCTTCATCCCCAAGGCCTGCACGGAAGGAAAACCATGAAGCTTGAATCAAACGTGTCATTTAGTATGGTTGCTAAGTTCCCCAATGCCTGCAACATTGTAGCGTCAAAAATACATAGAACATAGACTTCACTGTGTTACTAAACAGATGGGAAGATCATAAATCTCTAATTACCCCCAgcatatcaacccaaaaaaGGTATTTGGCTCAAGAGCAATACATTCATAGTCTTCATTTTTTCTGGTACCAAAACAAATTTGTAATGTGTAATTACTTTCTTTATTAACATCCTGAAGATGAGCTTGCACATAGTAATCTATTACACAGGCCAATCAATCACTAACCCAAATATAATGGATTCTTTACTTAGAAGCCGAAacattctttcattctttttgcTCATAAATAATTGTTCTGCCCCATGCCACAAACATcccagaaaaaacaaaaatcaagtaaaatgaCCAGTTATACCTTTTCATAGAACTTGATAGAGCGATCAAGATCTCCAACACGGAGCATTAATTGGCAGAGGGGCTCAGGAGTTGGACCTCTCTGGATGAGCTCAAAAGCATAGCCATCAGGATCCTTCACGAATGCAATTACAGATGCTCCACCTTTGACCGGACCAGGTTCCCTAGTAACGTTACCACCAAGGGCACGGAGCTTTTCTACTAGCTTATAAACCTAAAAGACAATGAAACACAAGATTTATTCCAAGCACCAAGGAAAAATCTAATCCTAATAACATAATATCACACTTACATCCTCAGTTGCAATTGCAAAATGACCAAAACCTTCTCCAATATCATATGAAGTCACCCCATAATCTGTAAATCAACAACAAGCTAAATAAACTCCTAGAATCACGGAGGTGAAAGAATCAAAAGactatatatgatttttaatgcCAGTCCTACTGATTCCTAACCCATTTGCTACTAAAGCAAGGCTCGAACatcacaaataaattaaaaaaaaagggaacaaacAGAATCCATGCAACCagtaaaaaaaccaaggaaTCCACTCCCACTCAACAATATAAAGAGATTCTGCAGCTTATCTCTTCTATTATTCATAATACCTACCATAAATCCACCATTTTCCCATCTAATTTACCATTCACCAACTAACCATCCATAAATAACtaatgaattcaaaaaaaaaaaaaaaagactaaagtaGGATCAGGTTTTGAGAGGGAAATACTGTAAGTTAATTCAACAACAAAATTAGACTCTTCAGGTCCAAACCCAAGAAATGCATTGGAGTATTTCTCTTCTGGTATATCCCTGTGCCTTAATAACTTCATTCCAAATCCTTCTGTATAAAACCTACACCATCAACAAAAAGACAAAACTTACCAAAATttccaaaatcacaaaaaacaaaaaacaaaaaacaaaaatccaaatccaaattaTTTACATCAAATGCATACTTCTTCGTTCCATATCACACCATCAAGTACTTAAATCCACTAAGACAATTGCAGAAAGTAACGAAACATAGCATAAgaaatctaaatttatattatacacATTAATTCCACATAAATTTGCATATCAAGAGAAAATTAActgcaaaacaaacaaaaagtcGAATAAAAGTAAAAGATTTACTCACTTAATGGTGCGATCAAGATCACCAACACGATACACAGCATGAAGCAAACGACGCTTGTCTTTCTTCGGCCATTCCAGCAACTCTGCGTTTGGCGTCACTGCTTTCGCTGCCTCCTCAGCCATACCGTAATTCTCCATGACCACACAAATTAAGCAAACAATATCAAACgataatcattaaattaattaactaatcaCTCAATCGAAACCCTGATTTTTTAGATTAGAGAGAGATGTTACCAGAAAGTGGAGAGTGGAGAGTGGAGAGTAAGAGCTGAAATGATCGTCGCGTACGGTACCTTGACGggtatttaaaaagaataagtcAATAAGGCATATTAGAGTGACGGGGCTGTTACGTTGTGAAGTTGTCGATGTTTGCCACGTGTTGAATTGTGTCGGTTCGGTGTGAGATATCGAGTCAGATGTATCTGTCGTTAGAGGAATAAGATGCATCGCTGTTAGCTTAGTGTTTGACCGGTCTGAGTAACGGACACAATGAGAGAAACGTGGCGCTCTGTTTGATTGTCAGTGAACTGGATAGTGTCACATAACGtggaaagatttttttgtttttaatttttggatttttttatgatggatTTTGGGGTTAATTTGAATTTAGTTTGTATAAgtaaaaagtgaataaaatactATTAGTTATAAAACCATATAAAGAATTTCTAGCAATTTTTTATGCtaagattaaatatttcttttttgataacGCTATAGTAAattatttacatataaaaaataaatttattttatatttttatttttgtaaatcaaATGCTTTCATCTCTATTTCTATGGATCTGTACGTATATTTTATCATGAACTTTAACCAAattgacattattattattattttattattattttctttagaaGGCATTGCTAGACTTTTTTGAGTGATGAGTCAATTCCTAGTAAAAAGTTGTGGCTAATAGCCATGAGACCTTTTACCGATCCCTTGGTTGATAGTATTTGGAGTCATCCTAAAAATAAAGGCCATTTTCGGATTCTTTTGGAACCTGGTGAGTTATTGCTTTCAACAAttccattatattatttttaaaatatatttttatttaaaaatatattaaaataatattttttttatttttaatattatcatatcaaaacaataaaatactaaaaaatattaatttagaattttttcaaaaaaatatcaaaaatttgtATGAATATAATTTGACGGCAATAAAGTGATTTGCACTCAATGTGATAGCCTTCACATGATTTCATCCATCCATGTGTCTTGTGTTTATTAGCCCATCTCATGTTTAGTCTCAACTAGTTACatgccccgcgcgatgccgcgggtcaattattttttacatttcataaaaagttaaaatctaaaagtattaggtttttttgcaaagttatacccaagagtcttaggTTTAGTTGCAACGCCtaatccaagagtaatatttataataacattaaacttgcatgacctaaatttaagtgggtttgactgcaataccagacccaatagcattggatgtgggtctagttgcaaggtcgtgtcataaatgtgtgataattaaatagattagttaaaaaaaaacaaagaaaaaaaaccaacaggaaaataaaaactaatgaagaaaaagaaaaaaaaaatatgaattaactgggttaacccttcaaaccaggttaacccgtcataccttgaattcgcatcgtgaaagtttgataattaaaaaggaaaaaaaaacaaactaatgggttaacccagaattaactgggctaactcgtcaaaccaggttaacctgtcaaacccggaatccttatcatgaaagtttgataactaaatagaaaaaaaattaacattaacaatttaaattaaacaaaaaaaattaattaaaaagaaaaaaaccaaaaggatgagccttttcactgtggactgcacagtgcagtccacagtcaaatgcataaaaacaacaaaaaaataaaaagaaaaactaaaggcatcagcggAAAACTACttagaaacaaatttaatattaataaactaaattaattaaataaaattaattaaaaataaaaaataaaagaaaaaaaacctctaagaagaaaaaaaaactaaatagaaagaaatttaacattaacaaactaaactaaacgaaaaaaaaattaaaaagaaaaaaacaatttcaggttaactcgtcaaaccaggttaacccgttaaatccgggatccgtgtcatgaatgtccggtaactaaataaaaaaaagtgaacattaacaaactaaactaaacgaaaaaaattaataaaaaaaattaaaaaaaatccgggttaactcgtcataccatattaacccgttaaacctaggatctgtgtcatgaaaatctgataactaaataaaaaaaatttaacattaacaaactgaattaattaaaaaaaattatgaaaataaaaaacaaaaaaaaaattgacggctcaacccagaattaattgagttcacccgtgaaactcgagatatgtgtcatgaaagtctgataattaaatagaaagaaatttaacattaacaaactaaactaaatgaaaaaaattaatgaaaaagaaaaaaaaacaaaaaaaatatatttctgggttaacttgtcaaatcaggttagcccgttaaatccggaaaacgtgtcatgaaagtctgataactaaataaaaaaatttaacattaataaaccaaattaaacaaaaaacttttgttagaagaaaaaaaataaagaaagaagccaaaaaaaatcccgaaaggcataaaaaacagctaaaaaaataagacaacttaaaaaaaaaaaacaaa
The DNA window shown above is from Populus trichocarpa isolate Nisqually-1 chromosome 4, P.trichocarpa_v4.1, whole genome shotgun sequence and carries:
- the LOC7466825 gene encoding lactoylglutathione lyase GLX1, which codes for MHLIPLTTDTSDSISHTEPTQFNTWQTSTTSQRNSPVTLICLIDLFFLNTRQGTVRDDHFSSYSPLSTLHFLNYGMAEEAAKAVTPNAELLEWPKKDKRRLLHAVYRVGDLDRTIKFYTEGFGMKLLRHRDIPEEKYSNAFLGFGPEESNFVVELTYNYGVTSYDIGEGFGHFAIATEDVYKLVEKLRALGGNVTREPGPVKGGASVIAFVKDPDGYAFELIQRGPTPEPLCQLMLRVGDLDRSIKFYEKALGMKLLRKIDRPEYKYTLAMMGYADEYETTVLELTYNYGVTEYTKGNAYAQVAISTDDVYKSAEVVNLVTQELGGKITRQPGPIPGINTKITSFLDPDGWKSVLVDNEDFLKELHKEE